One genomic segment of Catalinimonas alkaloidigena includes these proteins:
- a CDS encoding SusD/RagB family nutrient-binding outer membrane lipoprotein: MKYINIFSCIIIICMLPLASCDNDELVELNINPTAANELDWKFMLTQGQVQAAENRYINGRVHLNLASGLIQQMATLQVGGERGSGDKYMRHLDSFNGFMSYVYENALKTLGEVIRQTGPEGTNPNWTNLHHMAQIMYIIPMHIMTDLHGNVPYTEANKGVEGIFFPKYDSQETIYKDMLAKLEVAAATIGTGSDEVGAADVVYGGDFTKWKKLANSLMLRLAMRISNVDPGTAQTYVQKAISGGVMESNEDMAWIQMASGPSQWFNQNGISRAMIPDDWGANNMLSKTLIDFLKGRNDPRLMIYSGGIGIWGGPYNTDPAAQKGMPNGYDTETIKEYEGTTEEIDRELTYSRLNPMMLDVDDPFIFMTYAEVEFLLAEAALKGWHSGDATSHYNAGVKGSMQQWDIFDPSLTVSDAEVEAYLAANPFDGSEKMIGEQHWAANFMQWYEAYSNWRRTGYPELSPVNYPGNVSGGQIFRRIEYYSQEVANNPNLQEGGTLPNDVMTRVWWDVQ, from the coding sequence ATGAAATACATAAATATATTTTCATGCATCATCATCATCTGTATGCTGCCACTGGCGAGCTGCGATAACGATGAACTGGTGGAACTAAATATTAACCCCACCGCTGCTAATGAACTGGACTGGAAGTTCATGTTGACCCAGGGGCAGGTGCAAGCTGCCGAAAACCGATATATCAATGGCAGGGTGCATCTGAACCTTGCATCCGGTCTTATCCAGCAGATGGCAACCCTACAAGTGGGCGGAGAGAGAGGAAGCGGTGATAAATACATGCGCCACCTTGACAGTTTCAATGGTTTTATGTCTTACGTTTATGAAAACGCCCTGAAAACTTTAGGAGAGGTTATTCGCCAGACTGGGCCAGAAGGCACAAACCCCAACTGGACAAACCTGCACCATATGGCCCAGATCATGTATATTATTCCTATGCATATCATGACCGATTTGCATGGTAATGTGCCCTACACCGAAGCCAACAAAGGGGTTGAGGGCATATTCTTTCCTAAATATGATTCACAGGAAACCATCTACAAGGATATGCTGGCTAAGCTTGAGGTTGCCGCCGCTACCATAGGCACCGGTTCGGATGAGGTAGGCGCTGCTGATGTTGTATACGGAGGAGACTTTACCAAGTGGAAAAAGCTCGCTAATTCGCTGATGTTACGTTTAGCCATGCGTATTTCTAATGTAGATCCCGGTACTGCTCAAACTTATGTGCAGAAAGCCATTTCCGGAGGTGTGATGGAGAGCAATGAGGACATGGCGTGGATACAGATGGCATCCGGCCCCAGCCAGTGGTTCAACCAAAATGGTATTTCCCGTGCCATGATCCCTGATGACTGGGGAGCTAACAATATGCTTAGCAAAACTCTGATTGACTTTCTTAAAGGTCGTAATGATCCTCGCCTGATGATCTATAGCGGAGGAATCGGTATCTGGGGTGGTCCTTACAATACAGACCCCGCCGCGCAAAAAGGCATGCCTAATGGTTATGATACGGAAACCATCAAGGAGTACGAAGGCACCACTGAAGAAATAGACAGGGAGCTTACCTACTCTCGCCTTAATCCAATGATGCTGGATGTAGATGACCCCTTTATCTTTATGACTTATGCAGAGGTAGAATTCCTATTAGCCGAGGCCGCACTCAAAGGTTGGCACAGTGGTGATGCTACCTCTCACTACAATGCCGGTGTCAAAGGCTCAATGCAGCAGTGGGATATTTTTGATCCTTCACTGACCGTGAGCGATGCGGAAGTAGAAGCCTATCTGGCGGCTAACCCTTTTGATGGTTCAGAGAAAATGATCGGTGAGCAACACTGGGCAGCAAACTTTATGCAATGGTATGAGGCCTATAGTAACTGGAGAAGAACGGGTTACCCGGAACTAAGTCCGGTAAATTATCCTGGTAATGTTTCAGGCGGGCAGATATTCAGAAGAATTGAATACTATTCTCAGGAAGTGGCCAATAACCCTAACCTTCAGGAAGGGGGTACACTTCCCAACGATGTGATGACCCGTGTATGGTGGGACGTTCAGTAA
- a CDS encoding SusC/RagA family TonB-linked outer membrane protein has protein sequence MKKQLLILTLMVASVTYAMAQRQVSGTVTGTDDSDPLPGVNVLVKGTTTGTVTDIDGNYNISVPGDDAILTFSSIGYALQEVEVGSRSTINVSLAPDVQELSEVVVTALGMERSAKALSYSVGQVDGESFQEARELNIANSLAGKVAGVNVSNIASGPAGSSRVVIRGNVSLTGNNQPLYVVDGIPIDNSGFGQAGMWGGSDEGDGTSSINPDDIAEMTVLKGANAAALYGSRASNGVILITTKSGKARKGIGIDFNSNFVFEDIFNLLDLQKEYGQGNQGRAPVDASEAFNVGTSVWGGRLDGRPVAQFDGVERPYAYAGDNYDRFYRTGTTWTNSIGFSGGNETQTFRLNFSNLQNKSIIPNSGYDRNNLSLSYNGNYADKLTVTSKVMYSNENAQNRPRISDSPGNAPQGLLRLPPNYNVNDLKGDPDKLGAVPEGFVPGDGKAPGEELQISNDLWNQNPWWAAHQFENDDVRDRIITSNVARYDITDFLYVQGRFGMDWYTRRETDITPYGTGYQRRGSMNEREERIRETNLEGMIGFDDNFGDISVNAFIGGNRMRRSYEALALNGSNFNIPFFNTFTNLENQNPGYGFSEKGINSVFGSATIGYKDLIYITGTARQDWFSTLNPETNDILYPSIGGSFVFTELFNMSSNSFLSYGKLRSSWAQVGGDTDPYRLDLTYSLGQGHLGLPTASISQSNIPNRFLVPLTSTEFEIGADFRFFNNRLGVDFTYYRQETTDDILNATISEASGFSGTTINVGKMQNRGVELLLTGTPIQQSDFNWDVTFNFSLNNNEVIELSDGITSIQVGEPRTRVAFINQIVGEQFSTITGFTQKMINGQPVFDPDSGQPVRSDETSILGNGVHNYVGGLTNSFNWKGIYMDFLIDFKAGGDIYSGTNARFVGAGQHKMTVEPTSGLGFVSEGRESLTVTGVDQDGEAFSKTLDATEIPGFWGAYSSLSDRFIYDASFIKFRQLSLGYTLPSSLLKNTPINRASISFVGRNLFILYSNLENVDPESNYSNDNAQGFDYFGVPQTRSYGFNLKVSF, from the coding sequence ATGAAAAAACAATTACTCATTTTAACACTTATGGTTGCCAGCGTCACTTATGCGATGGCGCAAAGGCAGGTCTCAGGAACTGTGACCGGTACCGATGATAGTGATCCATTACCAGGAGTCAATGTACTGGTCAAAGGCACTACTACTGGTACTGTGACAGACATTGACGGAAATTACAATATTAGTGTGCCCGGAGATGATGCGATTCTCACATTTTCTTCTATTGGGTATGCCCTCCAGGAGGTTGAAGTAGGAAGCAGATCTACTATCAACGTGAGCCTGGCCCCTGACGTCCAGGAGCTAAGTGAAGTTGTAGTAACAGCCCTGGGTATGGAGCGTAGCGCAAAGGCGCTTTCTTATTCAGTAGGACAAGTAGATGGAGAAAGCTTCCAGGAAGCACGAGAACTTAATATTGCAAACTCCCTCGCTGGTAAAGTAGCCGGGGTTAATGTCAGCAATATTGCCTCCGGCCCGGCCGGTTCCAGCCGTGTAGTTATCCGTGGTAATGTCTCACTGACGGGTAATAACCAACCTCTTTATGTGGTAGACGGGATTCCGATAGACAATTCAGGATTTGGACAGGCAGGCATGTGGGGAGGTTCTGATGAAGGTGATGGAACATCCAGTATTAACCCGGATGACATTGCTGAAATGACTGTTTTGAAAGGAGCGAACGCAGCCGCATTATATGGATCAAGAGCCTCCAACGGTGTTATTCTGATCACCACGAAAAGCGGAAAAGCCAGAAAAGGTATTGGCATTGATTTTAATTCCAACTTTGTCTTCGAGGATATTTTCAACCTGTTAGACCTGCAAAAAGAATACGGACAGGGCAACCAGGGACGTGCCCCGGTAGACGCATCAGAGGCTTTCAATGTGGGCACAAGCGTATGGGGAGGCCGTTTGGACGGAAGGCCTGTAGCACAGTTTGATGGTGTGGAACGGCCTTATGCTTATGCGGGAGATAATTATGATCGCTTTTACCGGACCGGAACCACCTGGACAAATAGCATAGGTTTTTCCGGAGGCAATGAGACACAAACTTTCCGTTTGAACTTCTCTAACCTGCAAAATAAAAGCATCATTCCAAATTCTGGATACGACCGTAACAACCTAAGCTTATCATATAATGGAAATTATGCTGATAAGCTTACCGTTACTTCTAAGGTTATGTATTCCAACGAGAATGCACAAAACCGCCCGCGCATTTCTGACTCACCGGGTAATGCTCCTCAGGGATTATTGAGACTCCCTCCTAACTATAACGTCAACGATTTGAAAGGAGATCCAGACAAGCTAGGTGCAGTACCTGAGGGATTTGTGCCCGGAGATGGTAAAGCCCCCGGTGAGGAATTACAAATATCTAATGACCTTTGGAACCAGAACCCCTGGTGGGCGGCGCATCAGTTTGAGAATGACGATGTCAGGGACAGGATCATCACTTCTAATGTAGCTCGTTATGACATTACAGATTTTCTTTATGTGCAGGGGCGCTTCGGGATGGACTGGTATACCCGGAGAGAAACTGATATCACTCCTTATGGAACCGGCTATCAGCGCCGGGGGAGCATGAATGAAAGAGAAGAACGTATACGTGAAACCAATCTGGAAGGGATGATTGGCTTTGATGATAACTTTGGAGATATTTCTGTTAATGCCTTCATAGGAGGAAACCGTATGCGACGTTCTTACGAAGCACTGGCTTTGAACGGAAGTAATTTTAATATTCCATTCTTCAATACTTTTACCAATCTGGAAAACCAGAATCCTGGCTATGGATTCAGCGAAAAAGGGATTAACTCAGTATTTGGGTCAGCTACCATCGGTTATAAGGATTTAATTTACATAACAGGAACCGCACGACAGGACTGGTTCTCTACGCTCAATCCTGAAACTAACGATATTTTATACCCATCTATCGGAGGTAGCTTTGTCTTCACAGAGCTTTTTAACATGTCCAGCAACAGCTTTCTTTCTTATGGTAAGCTGCGTAGTTCGTGGGCACAGGTGGGAGGAGATACCGACCCCTACCGCTTAGACCTGACCTATAGTTTGGGACAAGGTCACCTGGGCTTACCTACTGCCTCTATCTCACAAAGTAATATTCCTAACCGCTTCCTGGTACCCCTGACTTCTACTGAGTTTGAAATTGGTGCGGACTTCCGCTTCTTCAATAACCGGCTCGGTGTTGACTTTACCTATTATCGTCAGGAAACTACTGATGACATCCTGAATGCTACCATTTCCGAAGCTTCAGGCTTCTCAGGAACAACCATTAACGTAGGAAAAATGCAAAACAGAGGAGTTGAGCTCTTGCTAACAGGTACACCTATACAGCAAAGTGATTTCAACTGGGATGTCACATTTAACTTCTCTCTGAATAACAATGAAGTAATTGAGCTTTCTGATGGCATTACCAGTATACAGGTTGGTGAGCCTCGTACCAGGGTAGCATTCATCAATCAGATTGTGGGTGAACAATTCAGTACGATCACTGGCTTTACCCAGAAGATGATCAATGGACAGCCGGTATTTGATCCGGATAGTGGTCAGCCGGTACGCTCAGACGAAACTTCTATTCTTGGCAACGGTGTACATAATTATGTGGGAGGTCTGACCAACAGCTTCAATTGGAAAGGAATATACATGGACTTTCTGATTGACTTCAAGGCTGGAGGGGATATTTACTCAGGAACTAACGCACGCTTTGTAGGAGCAGGTCAGCATAAGATGACAGTAGAACCCACCAGTGGACTTGGCTTTGTTTCAGAAGGCCGCGAGTCGCTTACTGTTACCGGAGTAGATCAGGATGGAGAAGCCTTCTCCAAAACGCTGGATGCCACAGAAATTCCTGGCTTCTGGGGGGCGTACAGTTCGCTATCAGATCGTTTCATCTATGATGCGTCTTTCATTAAATTCCGCCAGCTAAGCCTGGGCTATACATTGCCCAGTAGCTTGTTAAAAAACACACCTATAAACAGGGCAAGTATTTCCTTCGTAGGAAGAAACCTTTTCATTCTGTATTCCAATCTGGAAAACGTTGACCCTGAGTCTAACTACAGCAATGATAACGCACAGGGTTTTGACTACTTTGGTGTGCCTCAAACCCGTTCTTATGGATTTAATTTAAAGGTGAGCTTTTAA